AGGCCCGGCGCGATCGGCTCGCCGCCGTGCAGCGTCAGCTCGAGCCGCTCTCGGCGCCCGCCAGCAGCTGGAATCGCATGGAGAACACCCGCCGCGGCGTCGAGCTGGCCGACGCCGGCGTGGCGCTCTTCGATTTCGTCTCGGGTCTGCTCAAATAAGGTCTTCTTATTTGTCGATCCGCCGCGCTGGCCTCGCGGTCCGAAGCCGCGCTGTGGTGGTATCCTCGTCGGATGCGACTCGCGACGCTCACTCTCGCCCTCGTGCTCTCGGTGTCGGCTTGCGGCAGTGACGATGGGGGCGACGACGGTTCCGCCAGTGGAGCGCGCCGCCGGCAGCGGCGGCGCCTCCACTGGCGGAACGGGTGGGACGTCGGGCAGCGCTTATGCCGCCAGCGGCGCCGCCGGCAGCGCGGGCGCCGCGGGCAGCGCGGGCGCGGCGGGCAACGCTGGCGCGGCGGGCAACGCTGGCGCGGCGGGCAGCGCGGGCGCCGCCGGCAGCGGCGGCGCGGGCGCCCTGCCCGACTACCCGGGGCAGCCCCCCGCCGGGAAAATCCTGTGGGGCGCCGCCGTGAGCGGCAACGGCGATCCCGTCGTGCGCCACGAGACACCGGCGGGCCACGCCCTCGCGGTGCGCCGCACTTTCTACCAGTGGAACCAGCGCACCACGGCGCTGATCAAGACCGCCACGGACGATCTCGCGCACCACCGCGTACCGTGGGTCAGCGTCAAGACGCCGTCCTGGGCGGAGATGGCGGCAGGCGATCACGACGCCGAGATCGACGACATGCTCAAGGCCATCGACGCGCTGCCGGGTCCGGTGTGGCTCACCATCCACCACGAGCCCGAAGGTGGCGGCGGCGTGAACGCGCCGGACGATCCCGCCGGACCGAGCGGGCACGTGGCGATGAACGAACGGGTGCGTCAGCGCATGACCGCGCTCAAAGTCGACAACGTCGCCCTCGCGCCCATCCTGATGTCCTGGACCTGGAACCCCGCGTCCGGTCGCGATCCCGAAGAGTGGTGGAAGCCCGGCATCTACGACTTCCTGGGCGTGGATCACTACCGCGACGCCGAGGACACGCTGCTCACCGCCACCTGGGCCACGGTTCGCAGCTGGGCCAAGGGCAAGGGTGTGGACGTCGCCGTGGGCGAGTGGGGCATGCGCGGGACCGACGTCGCCGCGGGACAGCGCGAAGAAGCGTGGTACGACGCCGCCGCCGGCTCGGACAAGGACGGCCAGGGCGCCCGCGTCGTGGGGCTCAGCGCCTTCGACTCCTCGCTCAACTCGCCGACCGGCTCCTGGGAGCTCAAGGGTGAGCAGCTGACCACGTTCTGGAAGCTCTTGAACGATCCGCGCACCGCCGACGTCGTGCCCTGACGGGCATCGCGCCGCACCGACAAGAAGAACGTCAGGCTGCGGGAGGCGGCGCGAACCCGGACTGCCAGGGCGCGGGCTCGGGCTCCGGGAACAGCCGCCAGGCAGGGCCGAACTGGTCGATGAAGTACATCACGTAGGCGCGGGTGAAGACGAACAGCGGCAGCAGGATCACGGTGCCGAGGTAGGGCAGCGCGGCGATGCAGCAGGTGAGACACGTGCCGATGGTGGCGAGCACGCCCACGCCGATGCCCAGCAAGAACTTCATCACGTAGAACACCACGATGGTGCCCGCGCGGCCCGCGAAGAGCTCCGTCTTCACACGCTGCCAGGCTTCCTTCACGGGCTCATCGTGCAGATAGAGCGCGACGGCGACGAAGTCCTCGACGATGGCGCTGGCGACGCCGAGCACGAGAGATACGAGCACCAAGATGCCGCCTCCCAGGAGCAGTCCGAGGAGCGCGCCGCTGCCGAAGCGACCCGCCGTGATGTCGGACCAGGCGAGCACCACACCCAGGGCGATGGCGCCAAACACCAGGGGGAAGCCAATCAAGGCGAGGACCAAGCGGATGCGGAACAGCCGCGAGCCCTTCTCCTTGAAGCGACGCCAGGGTTCCTCGACGGCGGCGCGGTCGTTGGCGATGCAGTCGATGAACATCAGCTTGGCGCGGCTCGACACCCACAGGAGCGCGATGCCCAGCGCCACACCCAGCACTACCACCACGATCCCGAGCGTGATGACCAGCTCCAAGTTGTCCCGCACGAACTGAATCACCGGATTCAGCGGGCTGCCGCCGCGGCCCGAGCCCCCGGTGTCCGGCACCTGAAAGGTGCTACCCCCGCCTTCCCCCAGCGTGGCCAGGAAGGCGACGAAGCCCAGGGTGAACCACTTACCGGCGTCGAAGGGGAACAGCATGCGCTTGGTGTGCTCGAAGGCCTTGCCGATCGGATCCGTGACGGAGATCGGCGCGGGAGCGTCAGGCGCAGGGAATTCGGGCGGCGGCTGCACGGGAGGTCCGCATCATAGACGGATCGCCCCTGCCGCCAAGCCGAGGTTGGCAGCGCGCAACCCGAAGTTGTCGCGAGCGCTGGCGCGGCGCGGGAAATCGCGCGCGAACACCGCGGAACGGTGCTTGCACTGCGTGGCCACGATGCGGGTGTTTGCGTTCGTGTGCGCGTCGGTTTCGCTGCTGGGCTGCCAAGCTGAGCCGGCCCAGAAGCAGGAAGCGAGCGGCCTCGAAACGCTCGAGCGGCGCGGCTCCGTCACGCTGCTCGCGCGCACCGCTCCCGGCATGCCGGACACGGATCAACAGCCGGTTCGCGTGCTGTATCGGCGGGAGGGAGACGCCTTGGTTCGGCTTCGTAGCGGAGTGCGGAGCGCCGTCCTCGGCGAGCGCGGCGTGTTCGCGGTCACGACCGAGGGGCAGCTCGTGCTGATCGACGATCGGGGCGAGCGCGTGTTGCTCGAGCAAGCGCGCGGCAAACCGGCGCTGCTGGGCGATGGTTCCGTGGTCGTCGCGCGGGAAAAGGAGCTGGGGGAAACGGACCTCTGGCAGGTCAGCGCTACGGGCGAAGCGCGTGCCCTCGCGCCGGCGCCCGGCCCGGACGACCTGCCCATCGCGCTGCCCGACGGCAGCGTGGTGTTCGTCTCCGGTCGCACGGGCATCGCTTCCTTGTGGCAGGTGGATCCGCGCGGCGGACCCGCTTCCCAGCTCACCAACCGCGGGCTCGCTCCCGGGCGGCCCCTCACGGGCTTCGTCCCGCCGCCCAACGAAGTCATCGAGGTGGCGAGCGATCACCTGAGCTACGACGCGGGCGGCGGCCGCCGCTACCGCGTGGAGCTGCCTTCGGGCGCAGCGAGGACACTGTGAGGTTCTTGCTCCTGTGCCTCGGGCTGACCCTGCTCGCTTTCGATGCGCACGCCGTCGGCTTCCGGCGGCCGATCGAGACGCCGGCGGGCGTCTCGGCCTACCGTGACCACGCGGGCCCGGGAGTGAAGCTCGACTGGGCCTGCGGTACGCACACCTACGACGGCCACCACGGAACGGACATCGCCATCGGCGGCTTCGCCGTGATGGACAGCGGCAGCCGCGCCATCTACGCCGCTGCAGACGGCGTGGTCGTATACGCGAGCGACGGCTGTTGGGATCGTTGCACCTCCGGCGCTTGCGGCTGCGGTGGCGGTTGCGGCAACTACGTGAAGGTCGCCCACGCCGACGGCATCTCCACCATGTACTGCCACATGAAGACGGGCAGCGTGGCAGTGAGCGTCGGACAGCAGGTGAAGTGCGGCCAGACCCTCGGTCGCGTCGGTTCGAGCGGCAACTCTACCGGCCCCCACCTGCACTTCGAGCCCCGCGTCACGGCCAACAACGCTTCGTTCGAGCCCTTCGCCGGCTCCTGCGGCTCGAGCGGGTCCTGGTGGCTGAGCCAGGGCAGCTACAACGGCTTGCCCGGAGCCGACTGCGGCTGCGTGCCGCAGCCGGAAGTGTGCAACGGCGCCGACGACGACTGCGACGGCAAGATCGACGAGGACGTGACGCAGCCCTGTGGCAGCGACGTGGGTGAATGCGAGCTCGGAACCCAGACCTGCCAGAACGGCAAATGGGGCGAGTGCCAGGGCGGCGTGACCCCCAAGCTCGAGACCTGCGACGAACGCGACAACGACTGCGACGGCAGCGTGGACGACGACGAGGTGTGCGAGCTGGAAGAGGCATGGCAAGCGGCGACGCTCGATCCCGGCGCCAGCACCGACGTCGACGGCGATGGGCTTTCCGACGCGTGCGCCATCGCCGACGGCGGCCTCGAGTGCCACCTGGCGTCGGGCAATGGCTTCGGCGCCGCGCTGCCGGTGGACGTGCAGTCCTCGGCGCTCGACTCGCCGTCGGTGTTCTCCACCCTGCGCAGTGGCGACGTCACGGGGGATGGGCGTGCGGACCTCTGCCTCCGCACTCCGGAGGGCGTGCGCTGCTTCGCGGGCAGCACCACCGGCGTTGGCAAGCGCTTCGAGGGGCCACCGCTCTCGGATGGCAGCGGCTGGAGCGACGCGCGCTACTTCTCCACCGTGCGGCTCGCGGACGTGGACGGCGACGGCCGCTTGGACCTGTGCGCGCGCGGCGCCGCCGGGCTCGGCTGCTACCCGAGCACGGGCTTCGGCTTCGGCGCGCAGCAGCTCTTGCCGGCGCTCTCCGACGCCGCCGGCTTCGACGACGTGAATCACTACGGCACGCTGCGCATCGGCGACGTGAACGGCGACGGCCGCGCGGACGTCTGCGCCCGCGGCGCCGACGGCATGTCGTGCTGGCTCTCCCAGGCCGGCGGCTTCAGTGAGCGGGTGCTCGGCCCGGCCTGGTCCGACGCCACCGGCTGGTCCGACTGGCACGCGTGGAGCACCATTCGCCTCGCCGACGTGGACGGCGATGGTCGCGCCGACCTGTGCGCGCGCGAAAACCAGCAGTTCGTCTGCTACCTGTTCGACGGTGCCGCCTTCGGCACCAGCATCGTCGGGCCGCCCCTGCCGGATGCAGAGTGGGGTCGCCGCGATCGCTTCGGCTCGCTGCTGCTCGCCGACCTGAACGGCGACGGCGCGGCGGATCTGTGCGGCCGTGGCGACACGGGCATTCGTTGCTGGCTCTTTTCCGGCAACGGCTTCGACGTCGTGGTGCAGGGCCCGAGCTTGACGGACGCCGACGGTTGGACGGAGCCCAGCCACTATCGCACCCTGCGCCTCGCGGATCTGGACGGCGATGGCCGCGCGGATCTGTGCGGCCGCAAGGCGTCGGGGCTCACCTGTTGGCTGTTCGAGACCGGCGGGTTCGGCCGCGAGATCGCCGGCCCCGCCTGGGGCGACAGCCAAGGATTTCAGGCCGCCGAGCGCTACCACACCATCCGCGTCGCGGGTCTCGCCGCCCTACCCGAGGGCAGCTCCGGCAGCACCCCGCGGCCCTCCACCCAAGACCCAGAGGAGCCCCCGCCCGGTTGCAGCTGCGGCGCGGTTCCGCGGAGCGCCCCGAGCCCGCTCTTGCTCCTGTGCGCGCTCCTCCTCCTCCTCCGACGCAAGAGAGGTACACCGTGAAGTCCTTCGCCATCGCCGCCCTGCTCGTCCTCAGCGCCTGCAGCTCGAGCTCGGATCCCGCCAAGAGCAATCCAACGCCGGAAGACGGCGGCACCACACCGCTGCCCGCCGGCAAGCCCGTCAGCGCGGCGGACTTCTGTGACCGCGTCGCGGACGTCGTGTGCAGCTCCGAATCCGAGTGCTGCAGCGCCGGCAGCGCCGGCTGGCCCGGCGCCGACGACTGCGTCACGAAACAGGTGGCCGCCTGCCGCGGCACCATTGGCGATCTGGTCGAGGATCCGCGCACCGGTTACGACGCGACAGCGGGCGGCAAGGTGGTCGCAGCCTTGGAAGCGGCCGCCAAGGGCTGCTTCGCCGAGCCCATCAGCGTGGCGCAGGTGACGACCGCCTTCAAAGGCACCGGAGAGCTCGGCGCCAACTGCACGCCGGAGAGCACCAGCTCCCACGCCCTCATGATCAGCGCCCTTTCCTGCAGCACGGGCTCGAGCTGCCGGCTGTACCTCAAAGGGGACGGCTCACCGATGGGCGTGTGCGAGGAGCGCAAGGACGACAGCTGCTCCCACGCCTTCGACTGTCCCTCGAATCAGTGGTGCGATCTGCCCGCCGGCTGGAAGCCGGGCGTGTGGGGAGAGTGCCACCCATTGCGTACGGACGGCTGGAGCTGCGCCAGCGACCGCGAATGCCAGAGCTCCTTCTGCGACGCCTCCCGCCGCTGCGCGCCCGCCGGGGAACGCCGCTACTGCCTGAGCACGCCCTACGACTCGGCCGTGAAGGCCGACGCGCCCCTCGCGTACCTGCGCCTTGGCGGCAGCGCGAGCGACGCCTCCGGCAACGGGCTGTCCGCCACTCAGAGCGGCGACCCCGAAAGCGTCACTCCCGGCGCGCTGGCAGAGGACGACAATCCCGCCACGCACTTCGACGGCGCCGACGACCAAGTGAGCATCGCCGCCGGCAGCTTCTCCGACTCCAACGAGCTGTCCATCGAGCTGTGGTTCTCGCGTACGGAGTCTTCCCTGGGGCAGCCGCTGCTCGCCTTCGGGGACGACACCGTCGGTGGTCCGGTGATCGCCATCGACGGCGAAGGCGCCGTCACCGTCACCTTCGCGGACACCGACGACAACGCCCACGTGCTGAGCTCCGGGGACGCCCACCCGGGTCCGGACGCTTGGCATCATTTGCTGGTGAGTTACGACGGCTTGACCGCCACGATGCTGCTCGACGGCAAGTCCGTCGCCACGCTGAAGGAAGCCTTCACGGTGCGCCTGAGCGGTGAGCTGCATCTCGGCTTTGCCGCGCCACAATCCCGTTTTCTGGGCGCTCTCGACGAGGTCGCGATCTACCCCAAGGCCCTGAAAGACGGCCGTACGCTGCTCCACTACCAGATCGGCAAGAAGGGTCCGGAGCGGACTTGGCCGCTTTTCTCGTGGTTCGAGTAAGGGGGGCTCGACAGCGGGCACCGATGTGACCAAATTTGCTCGACCCTCGGATGCCCACACGCGGACCGAACGACAAACCAGAGCATGATGGCGACCTCGCCGTAGAGGAACGCCAGAAGACCAAGCGGCCTCGCAAGTACCACGTGGTCTTCCACAACGACGACTACACCACCATGGAGTTCGTCGTTCACGTGCTGGAGAAGTTCTTCCACAAGAACGAGACCGAGGCGACCCACATCATGCTGGAGGTCCACCACAAGGGCTACGGCATCGTGGGTGTGTTCACGCGGGACATCGCCGAATCCAAGGTGGAGCAGGTGATGGCCTACGCGAAGAAGCACGGCCATCCGCTGCGCGTCACGGCAGAGCCGGCGGACGACGGAGAAGAAGAGTGAAAGTCAGCGCCGAGGTCGAAATCGCCCTGTCCCTCGCCTTGAACGAGGCGCAGCGGCGCCGTCACGATCTGATGACAGTGGAGCACTTGCTCTACGCCCTGCTCCACGACGAAGGCACCGCCGTCGTCGTGAGGAAGAGCGGCGGCAACGTGGACGCCATCAAGAAGGCCCTCGCCAAGGTGCTCGACGAAGAGCTGCCGGAGGTCCCGGAAGGCCGCCCGGTGAGCCCCGCCCCCAGCCGCGGCTTCCAGCGCGTCTTGAACCGCGCCGCCATCCACGTGGAGTCCAGCGGCAAGGAAGAGCTCACCGGCAAGAACCTGCTCGTGGCCATCTTCGCCGAGGTCGATTCCCCCGCCGTGGCCATCCTCGCGGACCACGGCGTCACCCGTTACGACGTCGTGAGCTACATCTCCCACGGCGTCTCCAAGGACGGCGAAGACGACGACCTCGAGCCCATGACCGAGGGCGACGAAGAGGGCGGTGATGGCGAAGCGGAGCCGGTGAAGGATCCGCTCGACAAATTCGCCGTGAACCTCAACGAGCGCGCGAAAGAAGGCGGCATCGAGCCGCTGGTGGGTCGCGAGAAGGAGATCCGCCGCGCCATCCAGGTGCTCGCGCGCCGCAAGAAGAACAACCCCTTGTTCGTGGGGGACGCCGGCGTGGGCAAGACCGCCATCGTGGAGGGCCTCGCCGCCAAGGTCGTGGCCAAAGAGGTCCCCAGCGCCATCGCGGACGCCGAGATCTTCGCCTTGGACATGGGCTCCCTGGTGGCCGGCACCAAGTTCCGCGGCGACTTCGAGAACCGGGTCAAGGCGGTGATCAAGGCGCTGGAGAAGAAGCCCGGCGCCATCCTGTTCGTGGACGAAATGCACACCGTGGTCGGCGCCGGCGCTGCCAGCGGTGGCAGCCTGGACGCCGCCAATCTGCTCAAGCCCGCTCTCGCCAGCGGCAAGCTCCGCTGCATCGGCGCCACCACCTTCGAGGAATATCGCAGCCACCTCGAGCGGGACCGTGCGCTGGCGCGCCGCTTCCAGAAGATCGAGGTGCTCGAGCCCACGCTCGACGAAACCATCGAGATCCTCAAGGGCCTCAGGCCTCGCTACGAAGAATTCCACCACGTCAGCTACGAAGACGAAGCGCTGGAGGCCTCCGGCAAGCTCGCCCAGAAGCACCTGCACGATCGCAAGCTGCCGGACAAGGCCATCGACTTGATGGACGAAGCCGGCGCCGACGCCAAGCTGGAAGAGGGCGATGGCGCCGTGGTCGGCGTCGATCGCATCGAGACGGTGGTGGCGCGCATGGCGCAGATCCCGCCACGGCAGGTGTCCACGGACGACAAGAGCGCGCTCAAGAGCCTGGAAGTGGATCTCAAGCGCGTGGTGTTCGGCCAAGATCGCGCCATGAAGGAGCTCGCCACCGCGGTGAAGCTCTCCCGCGCCGGCCTCCGCCCCCCGGACAAGCCCATTGGCTCGTACCTCTTCACCGGACCCACCGGCGTCGGCAAGACGGAAGCCGCACGCCAGCTGGCCAAGACCATGGGCATCGAGCTCGTGCGCTTCGACATGAGCGAGTACCAGGAGCGCCACACCGTCTCCCGCCTGATCGGCGCGCCGCCGGGCTACGTCGGCTTCGATCGCGGCGGTCTGCTCACGGAAGCGGTCGCCAAGACGCCCCACTGTGTGCTCCTGCTCGACGAGATAGAAAAGGCTCACCCCGACGTCTTCAACGTGCTCTTGCAGGTGATGGACCACGGGTCACTCACCGACAACAACGGCAAGAAGAGCGACTTTCGCCACGTGGTCATCATCATGACCAGCAACGTCGGTGCCGCGGATCTCGCCCGCCGCCCGCTGGGCTTCGGCGAGCGCAGCAGTGCCGGTGGCGACGAGATCGCCTTCAAGAGCACCTTCAGCCCGGAGTTCCGCAATCGCCTGGACGCACGCATCTCCTTCGACCCGCTGACCCCGGACGTGATGGAGCGTGTGGTGGACAAGTTCATCCTCGAGCTGGACGCGCAGCTCGCCGAGCGCGACGTCACCGTCAGCCTCACGGATCGCGCGCGCCTCTACCTCGCGGAGAAGGGCTACGACAAGGACATGGGCGCTCGTCCCCTCGCCCGCCTGATCCAAGACGAGATCAAGCGCCCCTTGGGCGACGAGCTCTTGTTCGGCCAGCTCGAGCACGGTGGCCACGTCTCCGTGGACTACCGCGAAGGCGCCATCGCCTTCGACGTGAAGGGCGCAGAGAAGAAGCCGAAGAAGAAGAAGGAAAAGGCCTAACCGCCTCTCCCCCGAAAGATTGTTGGTCCGGCGCGAACCCCGTCGCGCCCTCGAAGCTTCCGTGGCGTCACGTCGACGACCGTCGCAGCCTGCGCGGATCTCGGCTTGGCGGCGCTCGGCGGAGGTCGCATCATCGGTCCATGGCCTGGCGGCTCCCCCTCGCGGTTTCGATGGCACTTTCGCTTTGGATTTCTGGGTGTGGGAGCTCGGACTCCGACGCCAGCGGCGGAAAGTGCAAGCTGAACGACTGGACGTTCAGCGGAAGTGTGGATGGACAAGACATCTCCGGAACCATCGCCGGTCGCGGAGCACAGAACGGCGCAAGCGTCGGTCCCTGGGAACAGAAGATCTTCTTCGTCCACGGTCTGCTCCGGGCCTGGGGAGACGCGCCGGCCGCGGACAAGGAGATGGTCACGGGCAAGGGCCTGCTCTCCGCGCCTCCCTCTTCGTTTCTCGCCGGCGCTCAGCTCTTCAGCGACAGCACCAGCCTGCAGTATGGATTCCCCTTCTCGACGGTTCACCTCGAAGGCCTGCATCGGGTCGGCACTTGCCCCGGCACGCCGGTGAGCGGATCGCTCTCGGGCTGCTTCGGCTTCGGCTTGCAGTCGTCGTGCGCGAACCCGAACACGCTGAGCGGAACGCTGGACGGCACGTCGATTTCGCTGAGCTCGAACGGGGCGGGCACGGTAACGACGGACCAGCCGCCGCCCGGCTACACGCACTACTTCGTCGACTTCGACGACGGCAGCACCCTCCAGCTCCAGAGTGACCCGGCCCTGGACGGTGTCCTGCTGCTTTCCGATCAGAGCAGTGATCCCGGAGCCGTCTATTGTATGGACTCGGTGACGGTCTCCACTCAGGGCAACGACAAGACGATCACCGTCGACAAGGTGTCGCGCGCCGGAGCGATGCCCGGCAACGCCGTGGCCGGCGCCATCGACATGACGTTCTGCCTGACCCCGTAGCGGCGTCAGGGGTCGACCTGTTCCGTCGCGCCGAGCTTCAGCCCCCCGGCAGGGTCACCAGCGCAACGAACGCGTCCGCGTCGCCACCGGTCGTCGGCTTGCCGAACACCGCAACGTCCCCGGACACCATGCCGACGGTGTGGTCGTGGACGAGACCGGCGTGTACTGGACCTCGCTGGATGGCCGGGTGCACCAGGCGAACCTGGACGGCAGCGGCTCTCGCGTCCTCGTCCCGTATGTGAGCCACCCGCGAGGCCTCGCCATCGACGGCACGTACGTCTACTTCGCGGCGGAGCACGAGCGGGCCGTCTTTCGGGTGCCCAAGGCCGGTGGGCTCATCGAGGTGATGGCGCCGTCCCAGGCGCTGCCGTACGCCGTCGCGGAGAGTGGCGACTACGTGTACTGGTCCAATACCGAAGACTCGACGATCTCTCGCATGCACAAGTAGCGGCGCGCCGGCATCTCCGCCCATTTG
This window of the Polyangiaceae bacterium genome carries:
- a CDS encoding VCBS repeat domain-containing M23 family metallopeptidase, which codes for MRFLLLCLGLTLLAFDAHAVGFRRPIETPAGVSAYRDHAGPGVKLDWACGTHTYDGHHGTDIAIGGFAVMDSGSRAIYAAADGVVVYASDGCWDRCTSGACGCGGGCGNYVKVAHADGISTMYCHMKTGSVAVSVGQQVKCGQTLGRVGSSGNSTGPHLHFEPRVTANNASFEPFAGSCGSSGSWWLSQGSYNGLPGADCGCVPQPEVCNGADDDCDGKIDEDVTQPCGSDVGECELGTQTCQNGKWGECQGGVTPKLETCDERDNDCDGSVDDDEVCELEEAWQAATLDPGASTDVDGDGLSDACAIADGGLECHLASGNGFGAALPVDVQSSALDSPSVFSTLRSGDVTGDGRADLCLRTPEGVRCFAGSTTGVGKRFEGPPLSDGSGWSDARYFSTVRLADVDGDGRLDLCARGAAGLGCYPSTGFGFGAQQLLPALSDAAGFDDVNHYGTLRIGDVNGDGRADVCARGADGMSCWLSQAGGFSERVLGPAWSDATGWSDWHAWSTIRLADVDGDGRADLCARENQQFVCYLFDGAAFGTSIVGPPLPDAEWGRRDRFGSLLLADLNGDGAADLCGRGDTGIRCWLFSGNGFDVVVQGPSLTDADGWTEPSHYRTLRLADLDGDGRADLCGRKASGLTCWLFETGGFGREIAGPAWGDSQGFQAAERYHTIRVAGLAALPEGSSGSTPRPSTQDPEEPPPGCSCGAVPRSAPSPLLLLCALLLLLRRKRGTP
- the clpS gene encoding ATP-dependent Clp protease adapter ClpS — encoded protein: MPTRGPNDKPEHDGDLAVEERQKTKRPRKYHVVFHNDDYTTMEFVVHVLEKFFHKNETEATHIMLEVHHKGYGIVGVFTRDIAESKVEQVMAYAKKHGHPLRVTAEPADDGEEE
- a CDS encoding LamG domain-containing protein → MKSFAIAALLVLSACSSSSDPAKSNPTPEDGGTTPLPAGKPVSAADFCDRVADVVCSSESECCSAGSAGWPGADDCVTKQVAACRGTIGDLVEDPRTGYDATAGGKVVAALEAAAKGCFAEPISVAQVTTAFKGTGELGANCTPESTSSHALMISALSCSTGSSCRLYLKGDGSPMGVCEERKDDSCSHAFDCPSNQWCDLPAGWKPGVWGECHPLRTDGWSCASDRECQSSFCDASRRCAPAGERRYCLSTPYDSAVKADAPLAYLRLGGSASDASGNGLSATQSGDPESVTPGALAEDDNPATHFDGADDQVSIAAGSFSDSNELSIELWFSRTESSLGQPLLAFGDDTVGGPVIAIDGEGAVTVTFADTDDNAHVLSSGDAHPGPDAWHHLLVSYDGLTATMLLDGKSVATLKEAFTVRLSGELHLGFAAPQSRFLGALDEVAIYPKALKDGRTLLHYQIGKKGPERTWPLFSWFE
- the clpA gene encoding ATP-dependent Clp protease ATP-binding subunit ClpA, yielding MKVSAEVEIALSLALNEAQRRRHDLMTVEHLLYALLHDEGTAVVVRKSGGNVDAIKKALAKVLDEELPEVPEGRPVSPAPSRGFQRVLNRAAIHVESSGKEELTGKNLLVAIFAEVDSPAVAILADHGVTRYDVVSYISHGVSKDGEDDDLEPMTEGDEEGGDGEAEPVKDPLDKFAVNLNERAKEGGIEPLVGREKEIRRAIQVLARRKKNNPLFVGDAGVGKTAIVEGLAAKVVAKEVPSAIADAEIFALDMGSLVAGTKFRGDFENRVKAVIKALEKKPGAILFVDEMHTVVGAGAASGGSLDAANLLKPALASGKLRCIGATTFEEYRSHLERDRALARRFQKIEVLEPTLDETIEILKGLRPRYEEFHHVSYEDEALEASGKLAQKHLHDRKLPDKAIDLMDEAGADAKLEEGDGAVVGVDRIETVVARMAQIPPRQVSTDDKSALKSLEVDLKRVVFGQDRAMKELATAVKLSRAGLRPPDKPIGSYLFTGPTGVGKTEAARQLAKTMGIELVRFDMSEYQERHTVSRLIGAPPGYVGFDRGGLLTEAVAKTPHCVLLLDEIEKAHPDVFNVLLQVMDHGSLTDNNGKKSDFRHVVIIMTSNVGAADLARRPLGFGERSSAGGDEIAFKSTFSPEFRNRLDARISFDPLTPDVMERVVDKFILELDAQLAERDVTVSLTDRARLYLAEKGYDKDMGARPLARLIQDEIKRPLGDELLFGQLEHGGHVSVDYREGAIAFDVKGAEKKPKKKKEKA